The following are encoded together in the Nocardioides sp. Arc9.136 genome:
- a CDS encoding phosphoribosyltransferase: MADEREREVLTYELFGTAVRELAQQVVDDGYEPDLVLSIARGGLGLGMGLGYALDIKNLSAINVEFYTGVDERLEMPVMLPPTPEAVDLSGLKVLIADDVADTGKTLRVVQEFCADHVAEARSIVIYEKPWTVVNPEYVWRRTDRWIDFPWSSLPPLVTRDRGLAH, encoded by the coding sequence GTGGCAGACGAGCGCGAGCGCGAGGTCCTGACCTACGAGCTGTTCGGCACCGCGGTGCGCGAGCTGGCCCAGCAGGTGGTCGACGACGGGTACGAGCCGGACCTCGTCCTCTCCATCGCACGCGGGGGACTGGGCCTGGGGATGGGGCTGGGGTACGCCCTCGACATCAAGAACCTCTCCGCGATCAACGTCGAGTTCTACACCGGCGTCGACGAGCGCCTCGAGATGCCGGTGATGCTGCCACCGACCCCCGAGGCGGTCGACCTCTCGGGGCTCAAGGTGCTCATCGCCGACGACGTCGCCGACACCGGCAAGACGCTGCGGGTCGTCCAGGAGTTCTGCGCCGACCACGTCGCCGAGGCGCGCTCGATCGTCATCTACGAGAAGCCGTGGACGGTGGTCAACCCCGAGTACGTCTGGCGCCGTACCGATCGCTGGATCGACTTCCCGTGGTCCTCGCTGCCGCCGCTGGTCACCCGCGACCGCGGCCTCGCCCACTGA